The genomic region CGGGAAACAAACAAAGAAGTCCACTCGACCTGTTTACCTTTTCTCTCATTTGGACCACAGTTCAAGCAACAGGTGGCCCAATGTCATCCTTTAATTCCCAATCCTTGTATTcaacaataaaatatttaattcaaGATTAACGTAAAATAGTACGAGTAGGGATTGAGGTCTTTTACAAACATTCCAatgaattgaattttaaattttaaatgtttggTTTAATTTGAGGAAAATCTtatttattatatacatattatatacATAAAAAATAGTCAGTACAATTttagatataaaaataaaaaattagtaaaatctttcgtaaaaaaaataaaacctcttcaaaataaataaattttttcctcttctttactaaaaataagATACGGAAATGATTAAATCTTACCAAATAAATTAGTTTATTACTCACTTGTAAACATGCAGAAAAATAATACTCCTATCAAATGTAGCTAAAGTGTTTTATTTGAATTCTCAAAGTATCAAATATTGTATCAATTATGCTTTTCATCAGTCTAATATTAAATTTGGGTGTTAAATGTCAACTCGAATTTAATATGAAGAATATTTAAAACATATAGATCAAAATTTAAACATGCGTATACCAAATgcattaataataaatttaatgcgttaaaaaatatcattattaaattttaagaaaattatattttttcttttagtACATTATATCTAATCTGTTTATATGATAAACATACATGTATTTAGAATTTGACATATTTGTTTTAAATATGATTCTCGTCAAATTTGAGTTAATATTTATATCTATGTTGACAATTAGGCTGATGGAAGGAAGCAATTGATATGATATCGATgctttgaaaattaaattagaatgatATAAAGTTTGaggattaatttaaaatataagttaTAGTTTAGGGACATATAATGAAATTAACTCTAAAAATGTATATAGAAAATATCTAATAAATGCACCACGTAAGCATGcgctttttcattatttttgagaGGGGAAAAAAATGTTTCTGTCACTCTTTTACCAATATAAATGGAAGAAGGCTGTGCAGGACGAGTGCTCAGTTACAATTCGAGAGCTCTCTCACTCTCCACTTTAGAGACGCTTAATAGGGATAAGATCTTCCAGGTTCCTCCTCTTttttcactctttttttttttttaatttcttttgtttGTTTGGCTGGtgagaaaattaaattaaatctaaataaatagcacattttctttttattctcctTTTTTTTCTAGATCACTGCATGCTGGTTTAATTCAAACATAGGCTTGTAATTTTAcgtgtttttctttctttctttttatttgtaCTGCCCTGTTATATCAGATACACTGAACCACTAAGGAAGTTGTTGTTTTTTCTTCTTAATTTTGGTAACGTTTTGTGCGATTATAGTAAGTTAATTATTTATAAGTGATAATGGTGAGTTAAAAATCAGCGGTTGGATTTGTATGAGAAGTCTTCTTAAATCTTAATGGATATGCTCTATGCTTATTAATCTTGAATGCCTTTCTATTTTAGTTCTGAAGAAATTCAAATTTTGCCCTATACGAAAAGTAATGTTTACTTGTGCAAAATATCCAAGATTATGCATTTTCTTTAGCATTTTATATGAATACACAGCACACTGAACAGGAGACATATATATTGCATATATATTGTAGATCGAGGGTTTTCACTGAAATGCATAGAACTATGTAATCACATTTACGTCCATCGTGGTGTCCCTTAGATTATTATTTATTAGAAACTAGACTAGAATTCTTCTGTTTATCTGATGAAAACTTTATGAAGTTTGAAATACTAGAGTATAGACCTTCTGTCCTTGCTGGTAATGCTGATTAACGCggcattttttctttttcattctagGTTTATCTTTTATGCcattagttaatttatttgtatatttaaTGTATAcaaatttgttatttttattctcaaGAGTAGGCAACGATAATTGCTTTTTTTCTAATCAAATTCGACCTTCACGTCCTGCATTTATCAATTATGTTTGTTCTCGATGTTTTATGTATAGTTAATCATTTGATGATTGTGTGGTGATGATTTATTGATAACTCACGACATGCTTGGTCAATCCAGATATGGCATCGGTGCATGCTAGCTTCACATCAGTTGTATGCAAGAATGGCAACCATTCTGCTCCTTCAAGGTTTCCTTGTACGACCTTCTTACCCGGCTTTGATGTGGTTGGCCGTGTTTCAAATGCTTGTAAGAAGGAAATATGCCCTTCTATGAGTTCAGGTCCTAAAGCCACATTAACTTTTGATCCTCCAACAACCAATTCAGAGAAAAGCAAACAGAAGAAGCATACCATAAATCCTGCTTCCCCTGATTTTATGCCACTTCCATCATTTGAAGAATGTTTCCCAAAGAGCTCAAAAGAATGCAGGTTAATTTAGTTATATATATGCAATTTGTTGGTTCTGTTTTCTTTCCCTTTTGCTTGAAAACATTTTTTATGCGTGATGAACCTTTCAGGGAGGTTATTCATGAAGAATCTGGCCATGTACTCAAGGTTCCCTTTCGAAGGGTTCATTTGACTGGAGATGTGCCAAACTTCGACACATATGACACCAGTGGTCCTCAAAACATCAATCCACGCATTGGTACGATGCTCAACCTTGCTCTCAGCTTCTTGCTCCTTTTTGAAGGACATTAGCTTTTCTTCACTTTGTTTTGCTTAGCCAACTCCCCTCTTATATGTTCTTGATAAATCTTTGATTGTTTGTTTGGGTCTTTACTCCACTATGATTATTTTATGTTCCTTTCATATATTGGATCTCTTGATATTGTTATAGTTTTATGGTCAAGTTAAATGCTAAGTTTTGTACTTGACATCTTTAAACAGGACTCCCTAAATTGCGCAAGGGCTGGGTTGACAGACGGGAAAAACTGGGTGCACCTAGATACACTCAGATGTACTATGCTAAGCAGGGAATCATTACTGAGGAAATGTTATATTGTGCTACTCGTGAGAAGCTTGACCCAGAATTTGTTAGGTCAGAGGTTGCCCGTGGGAGGGCGATCATTCCTTCCAACAAAAAGCACTTAGAGCTGGAACCAATGATAGTTGGACGAAACTTTTTGGTCAAAGTAAATGCAAATATTGGAAACTCAGCCGTTGCAAGTTCAATTGAGGAGGAAGTTTACAAGGTCCAATGGGCAACAATGTGGGGTGCTGATACTGTTATGGATCTCTCAACTGGGCGCCACATTCATGAAACCCGTGAATGGATCCTACGTAACTCTGCTGTGCCTGTTGGGACCGTGCCAATCTATCAAGCACTTGAAAAAGTCAATGGAATTGCTGAAGATCTTAGTTGGGAAGTCTTCAGGGACACCCTGATTGAGCAAGCTGAGCAGGGTGTAGATTACTTCACAATCCATGCTGGGGTACTGCTGCGGTACATTCCCTTAACAGCAAAACGGATGACAGGAATAGTTTCTCGAGGAGGATCTATTCATGCAAAATGGTGCCTGGCGTACCATAAGGAGAATTTTGCTTATGAGCATTGGGATGACATACTTGATATCTGCAACCAATATGATGTGGCGCTTTCAATCGGGGATGGACTAAGACCTGGATCCATATATGATGCCAATGACACTGCACAGTTTGCTGAGCTTTTAACCCAAGGGGAACTGACTCGTAGGGCTTGGGAAAAGGATGTACAGGTATCTCAATGCACCTTGGAAGTGCTCCTTTAGCATTCTGTTCATAAAATGTTTCTAAAGTACTGCTCAATTTGAAGCGTATTACTGGCTTTACATGGTTTTGATTATCTAATAACTTCAAcatgatttttttgtttttggtgcTTTTCAGGTAATGAATGAAGGACCTGGACACATCCCAATGCACAAAATTCCAGAAAATATGCAAAAGCAGCTTGAGTGGTGCAATGAAGCACCTTTCTATACCCTTGGTCCTTTGACAACTGATATTGCTCCTGGATATGATCATATCACTTCTGCAATTGGTGCAGCCAATATTGGGGCTCTTGGCACAGCACTTCTGTGTTATGTAACTCCAAAGGAGCACCTTGGGTTGCCAAACAGAGATGATGTAAAGGCTGGTGTAATAGCTTATAAGATAGCTGCCCATGCTGCTGATTTAGCCAAGGGTCATCCTCATGCTCAGGCGTGGGATGATACATTAAGCAAGGCTAGATTTGAGTTCCGATGGATGGACCAGTTTGCATTGTCACTGGAccccatgactgccatgtccttcCATGACGAAACCCTGCCATCCGAAGGTGCCAAAGTGGCTCACTTTTGCTCCATGTGTGGACCGAAGTTTTGCTCAATGAAGATAACAGAGGATGTTCGAAAGTACGCTGAGGAGCATGGTTACGGGAACCCCGAGGAAGCTATGCAACATGGGATGGATGCTATGAGTGCTGAATTCCTGGCTGCTGAGAAAACAGTTAGCGGTGAACAACATGGTGAAGTTGGTGGGGAAATCTACCTGCCCGCCAGTTATGTGAACTCTTCTGACAGGTGAAAGTAAAGTACGgtgttttaatttattatttttgaaattctcAAAGGAATAATGGCAAGGAAATTAAAGGTTGTCTTCTTCCCTCACGTAGTTTGTCTTATCGGGATTTCCTTGCAGGCTTACATGAATAAGAGGAAATGCTTCAGAATTTCTCGGACCCCTGATGCATCACTAGCTCTATAATAATAGCTATACATGCAGTCTGTTTACTATAATGCTTTAGGTGAGTTACCAGTTTAGTATGTAGAATAATACCCTCTTGAGACATCTGTATATTGTTCTGCTTTGTCTGTTGTGAGTCTCAATTAATAAAAAAGGGTTTCCCCCACAATTTCCATGTCCATTGTAAATTATGTTATCGATGTTGGTATTGACATAAAAACGCACCAGGGGTGCCTGTATCTGCCATTTAGCTCTTTGGCATTTTGGCAGAATGAGGCTGAGAAAGTCCCTTTGAACCTGATCAGGATAATTCCTGCGTAGGGAGTGTGCATTTTTGTTGCTGTTGCTTGAACAGGGATGGAGCTCCTATGTCCAATCGATGGTTTGGGCTACCTCATCCTCCAGGGCAGATAAGGCCGCTCTATGGCCTAACTCACTCCGGTATTTGCCTTATCGATCATGGTTTTAGTAAATCGAagatttaatgttatattttaatttgacataatttgatcCCTTatctttataatattattaagtcTAAAATGATAATAAAGTTTGTTTATTTTCATGGCTTcgattttctttattattattcgGATAGAGCTATGTGAAAATTTAATTGATCATTATCAATCAGTAATAAAATTTACATATcaattgaatttttaaagtcaattttaataaaaatttcagATTGTTACTTTAACGAAAACTACCAACAAGTGTTATTAAATTTGTAGTAAATTACATTTTGATCACTGGACTTTGAAAATGTTTTCATCTTCAACGTAGAGCTAACCCAAAATCCAGTCTTACAATTACCATCTCTCGACTCACTGTTGCATCACCATTCCACCACTATCATCAATCCCCATCGGTCAATCTGATCCTACCCCTGAACCAACATCAAAATCACCATACTCAACTCCCGTAGCTGAGCCTATAAAATATACCTTGTATTTGAAGTGCAATTACTATATCTTGATTGACTTCTGATTTTTTGTTTCAACTACTTGATGTAGTTTGAATGCATCTACTGCAATTGATGCTTTGCTCATTTGCCTTATATTTACGAGTAATTAGATTTCAATGTATTCCTCCATaagatacaacatatattagagTTTTCATCAGATTTCAAATATAACCTTTGGTTCCAAAaaacttctctttttctttttggtgAATGGAGAGTTCAGAGAAATATTCAAAGAAATAGAATTAATAGATATATAGATTATGATAAGGCTGTAAAGATAtgatgtatgtatgcatgtatgaatAAATTATAGACATAATCGAATTTTAATTGGTATGGTTAGAAATATGATGAGCaaacttttattatttatattattgtagATGCATGCATTAAAAATTGTTATATATCTGTAATAGGCTAATTTTGGCCTGACCCCCAAAAAATAGTAACCGAATAAATAAAGCCAAAAGATGCAATCGGTcgaaaacgagccaaaaagggtcAATTGAAAGACAATTGTGGCCAAATAAAAAAGATAGAGAAAGCCAAGGAGTTCAAAATTTGTTGACTTGGTAAAAGGCTAAAAATAGGAAGATatgattttcttttttgtttttattttattttattttatttttaaattatttagactatttttagtaaacccatgtatataaataggggtatTTTGTTCTTTGAAAGGGGAAGATTTTTGTATTCCTAGTTCAATATGGAATTGGATTATTCTCTCTTTTCTTATTTCCAttgtaattgaattattttcttttctctttcaatcACGTGGGAATTTTGTccttttcatttcaatttcttcGTTTTTTCTAAATTCGTCTAATTGCTTTTAGCCCTTCCATTTTTTTTATTGTTCTGCAATTAAGTTTTCAATTTTTCTTTGGCCCTAAAATTTGTTTTGACTGCATTTTGGTCCTCCTTGAAGCTGTACGTTTTGGAGGGTGGGGATTATTCCCCTTTTGGTCCTTCGTTGTTATTCGCATGTTCAAATTGGtccatttccttttatttatttttgatttgccccaaaattttgctttaaggttcgatttaatcttttttattttagctattttattatcaaattaactaatttaatatattattgctattattattatgtttctatttatattttttattctaatactattattatttatctatttatatttctactattattatatttctatttattatatttttatctctatttatatactaatattattttcattattatttttcttatatatgttttttacttttgttattaacattctatttatttatttatttattttatattttttattattatgtattttaactttttatataacgctcatttcaaatttttatacattacttactttaatatttttatatattatgtatttcaaacttttttacacattatatattttgaattgtttatatattatttttaaagagttttgtatattattttatcttgaatggataccaatttttttaaattattttatatactttagatCGCTTTTATAACAtccattttaaattctttttatgtATCATTTGCTTagaattgttttatattttattttagattttcttactttgtatttatttgttatttgtgaTTCATTATTATAACATTTTGTTTATGAATTATTACTTTGCATTGTACATTATTATTCCATCGCATTTTATTTGCTTAAAAGATTGTGTTTTAATATcgtttaagttttaaaatcattttattcaaaagttttcaaaataaggcaatactcGGTATTTGGCATCTTCGAgaagattgtgccctaacttactgggttccaaTTTCCCTCGTTGAATCTAAGTAACTGAGTACCCCTTTTTCAATCAAAACGCATAAGTTTCAAATAAAAACTTATTCTCAGGAAttcgaggtgttgtgtcctaattCACTGAATATGACATTttgtatctcgagataaggatttctaaaaaaataaaagcaatGTTCTACGtttagaaatccgagaaatcgtgccctaacgtgttgggttttggtttttcgttggaccaaataatcgaatatccttttgtaattttcaaatgtATGAGCTTTTGGAAATCAAGAATTGATCGTGGTTTCGAAGGTTTAAAGAATcatgtcctaacgtgctggatgtgatattatattccttcgaaacaagagaattttaatgttcaatttgagttattcaaatgttttaaaagaaattgtatttcaaaatattttttttttaaattttagacaataggacattaattaatcaattggtaccaattttgggcgttacgagggtgctaacccttcctcgtgcataaccgactcccgaacccttttttctcgaatttcgtagactcaaaatcattgttttaataaatcaaaatgttttattaaaataatcaattcaaggtgatccgatcacacctcgaaaaagatcggtggcgactccatttttgtTTTAAGTCGACTCccgtttttcaaataaaaaaatggcATCGACAATATCTATTAAATAAGGTTTTTAATATAACAGTTCTTAAAACCTTTTTTAAATTGTGTAATAGAAAGAAACTTAGATTAAGACATTTATAGGTTTGAGGTTGTCAAgcgaaaagaaaaatatatagtcCACGAAAGAAAATTAAATTATCATATGATAGATGGATACTTGACAATGATCGTAAAACTAATAATACCAGTTTCCTTGACAATGATGTAATTAGTGGAAATGCTTCAAAATAAGTTGTGGATATtcaataaattaagtaaaaatttttacacatataaaTGTTCGTTTATCTACAACTATCACAAATATTGTTCTAGCAATTAAAGAATGTCCTAATAATGTTGCACGATATTTAAATAATGAAATAC from Gossypium arboreum isolate Shixiya-1 chromosome 1, ASM2569848v2, whole genome shotgun sequence harbors:
- the LOC108482968 gene encoding phosphomethylpyrimidine synthase, chloroplastic isoform X1 gives rise to the protein MASVHASFTSVVCKNGNHSAPSRFPCTTFLPGFDVVGRVSNACKKEICPSMSSGPKATLTFDPPTTNSEKSKQKKHTINPASPDFMPLPSFEECFPKSSKECREVIHEESGHVLKVPFRRVHLTGDVPNFDTYDTSGPQNINPRIGLPKLRKGWVDRREKLGAPRYTQMYYAKQGIITEEMLYCATREKLDPEFVRSEVARGRAIIPSNKKHLELEPMIVGRNFLVKVNANIGNSAVASSIEEEVYKVQWATMWGADTVMDLSTGRHIHETREWILRNSAVPVGTVPIYQALEKVNGIAEDLSWEVFRDTLIEQAEQGVDYFTIHAGVLLRYIPLTAKRMTGIVSRGGSIHAKWCLAYHKENFAYEHWDDILDICNQYDVALSIGDGLRPGSIYDANDTAQFAELLTQGELTRRAWEKDVQVMNEGPGHIPMHKIPENMQKQLEWCNEAPFYTLGPLTTDIAPGYDHITSAIGAANIGALGTALLCYVTPKEHLGLPNRDDVKAGVIAYKIAAHAADLAKGHPHAQAWDDTLSKARFEFRWMDQFALSLDPMTAMSFHDETLPSEGAKVAHFCSMCGPKFCSMKITEDVRKYAEEHGYGNPEEAMQHGMDAMSAEFLAAEKTVSGEQHGEVGGEIYLPASYVNSSDRLT
- the LOC108482968 gene encoding phosphomethylpyrimidine synthase, chloroplastic isoform X2; its protein translation is MASVHASFTSVVCKNGNHSAPSRFPCTTFLPGFDVVGRVSNACKKEICPSMSSGPKATLTFDPPTTNSEKSKQKKHTINPASPDFMPLPSFEECFPKSSKECREVIHEESGHVLKVPFRRVHLTGDVPNFDTYDTSGPQNINPRIGLPKLRKGWVDRREKLGAPRYTQMYYAKQGIITEEMLYCATREKLDPEFVRSEVARGRAIIPSNKKHLELEPMIVGRNFLVKVNANIGNSAVASSIEEEVYKVQWATMWGADTVMDLSTGRHIHETREWILRNSAVPVGTVPIYQALEKVNGIAEDLSWEVFRDTLIEQAEQGVDYFTIHAGVLLRYIPLTAKRMTGIVSRGGSIHAKWCLAYHKENFAYEHWDDILDICNQYDVALSIGDGLRPGSIYDANDTAQFAELLTQGELTRRAWEKDVQVMNEGPGHIPMHKIPENMQKQLEWCNEAPFYTLGPLTTDIAPGYDHITSAIGAANIGALGTALLCYVTPKEHLGLPNRDDVKAGVIAYKIAAHAADLAKGHPHAQAWDDTLSKARFEFRWMDQFALSLDPMTAMSFHDETLPSEGAKVAHFCSMCGPKFCSMKITEDVRKYAEEHGYGNPEEAMQHGMDAMSAEFLAAEKTVSGEQHGEVGGEIYLPASYVNSSDR